GGACATTGCGATGGTATTGACCGGTGTCCGGATGTTCCGCCACTAGGGAATCATGGTTTCTCAGGAGCACCACTTGAACGAAGATCGCGACACCCGCCCGCCCTATCTCTACGCGGCGCTGACCTTTCTGGTCATCTTCATCATCTACTGCTTCACGCTCTCCCCGACCACGGCGTTCTGGGATACCTCGGAGTACATCGCGGCGGCCAAGGTGCTCGGCATCCCGCATCCGCCGGGGAATCCGCTCTTCACGCTGATGGCGCACGTGTGGGGGATGATGCCGCTGGCGGGGAACTACGCCAAGCGGATCAACTACTTCGCGGCGTTCACCAGCGCGGCGGGCGCCGGGTTCTGGTTTCTCGTCGCGGAGCGGTGGATGCGCGGGATCCTGCCGGCGCGCGGTCCGCGGATTGCCGCGGCGTTCGCCGGGATCTTCGCCAGCGCGATGGCGTGGACGGTGTGGAACCAGTCGACGGTGAACGAAAAGGTGTACACCGTCTCGATGCTCAGCATCGCGATGATCACCTGGTGCATGGTGCGGTGGGGCGATCTCGAGGATTCGCCGCGGCGCAACAACCTGCTCATCCTTGCGGCGTATCTCGGGGCGCTGACGTCCACTAACCACATGATGGGCGTCCTCGGTATCCCGATGATCGCCTTCTACGTGCTGTGGAGCTCACCGCGCCTCGCGATCCAGCCGTGGGTACTGCTGATGGCGTGGGTGCTCCTCCTTGGCGTTTCGGGAATTCTCGGCGACTCCCTGGCAATTCTCACGCACGGTGGCGGATGGGGAAATTCGGCAGCCACCCTGACCTATCCGTCCAGCTCCGACTCGTCGTCGTTCACCGCGCTCACCCGCATCGGCGGGATGCTGATCATGGTGGCGCTCGCCGGCTGGGGGATCTACAAGGACCGGAAGAATCCGCTGCTCTACATCGGCGTCCTCGCGGTGCTGATCGGCTTCACGCTCAACTACATCTACCTCCCGATTCGCGCGGCGCAGCATCCATCGATCAACGAAGGGGAGCCGACCGGATTCTTCTCGCAGGCGCTCAGCGACGTCATCAACCGGATCCAGTACGGCAAGGGCCCGGTCTCCCAGCGGATGTCGCCGTTCGGCGCGCAGCTCGGGATGTACTGGCACTACTGGAGCTGGCAGTGGGCCAAGGATATCGGCGGCTTCGCCAGCGCCGCGACCGGGATCTTCACGGCGCTCTGCGCCTGGGGACTCGGGATGCTCCTTGCCAAGGACAAGAAGAGCGGGACCGCCGCCGCGATCATGCTCGTCATCCTGACGCTGGCGCTGATCTACTATCTCAACTTCCGCTACATGTACACCTATCCCGGCGTGTCGAACGACGACAAGGAGGTCCGTGAGCGCGACTACTTCTTC
This window of the Gemmatimonadales bacterium genome carries:
- a CDS encoding DUF2723 domain-containing protein is translated as MNEDRDTRPPYLYAALTFLVIFIIYCFTLSPTTAFWDTSEYIAAAKVLGIPHPPGNPLFTLMAHVWGMMPLAGNYAKRINYFAAFTSAAGAGFWFLVAERWMRGILPARGPRIAAAFAGIFASAMAWTVWNQSTVNEKVYTVSMLSIAMITWCMVRWGDLEDSPRRNNLLILAAYLGALTSTNHMMGVLGIPMIAFYVLWSSPRLAIQPWVLLMAWVLLLGVSGILGDSLAILTHGGGWGNSAATLTYPSSSDSSSFTALTRIGGMLIMVALAGWGIYKDRKNPLLYIGVLAVLIGFTLNYIYLPIRAAQHPSINEGEPTGFFSQALSDVINRIQYGKGPVSQRMSPFGAQLGMYWHYWSWQWAKDIGGFASAATGIFTALCAWGLGMLLAKDKKSGTAAAIMLVILTLALIYYLNFRYMYTYPGVSNDDKEVRERDYFFVASFAFVGVLIAAGFAAAIRATAEWLGGRVSEQKRWLAGTPVLALALIPLLGNRGSAPRNKETLASDFAVDMLQSVDPYGILITAGDNDTFPLWFAQEVLGVRQDVTLANLSLMNTDWHLHQLERRVTPPFNPADAPPIWRLGTDSNGVPLTGGAPEAHWEMPHGSVLNESIGTLDSIPELNQVSGDSLTIGAIGMKLGTTTLTKSDIATLLLIKDNLGKRPIFFSWSDGNYPDQTFGLSNYLVGQGMVRKLMTAPVVVHGPITNSAIGFVDLPKSRTLLFDVYHPEAAAHDRPLGWFDPPSASILCLYEIVYSGFGQALLQAGDTTHAAKAESVASRVQRSISGQCA